A window of the Sardina pilchardus chromosome 21, fSarPil1.1, whole genome shotgun sequence genome harbors these coding sequences:
- the canx gene encoding calnexin, producing MDLKVRLCLLLLALSWTGSQVSVSAQEEDEADVMDMDDADVDIGDDILEGEAEAEGDEAIDEAPTAPPVPKVTYKAPEPMGEHFFAESFDKGTLEGWIVSKAKKEGIDEEIAKYDGVWEVEDMKDSKLPGDKGLVLKSRAKHHAISAWLLRPFTFDTKPLIVQYEVNFQNGIDCGGAYVKLLSQTSDLNLDEFVDRTPYTIMFGPDKCGEDYKLHFIFRHKNLKTGEYEEKHAKKSDSDLRTYYTDKKTHLYTLVLNPDNTYEILIDQTVVNSGSLLTDVTPAVNPPAEIEDPDDHKPEDWDERPKIQDPDAVKPEDWDEDAPAKVADEDAVKPDGWLDDEIDYVADPDAVKPEDWDEDMDGEWEAPQVLNPACEAAPGCGKWERPMIDNPNYKGKWKPPMIDNPNYQGVWKPRKIPNPDYFEDLHPFRMTTFSAVGLELWSMSSDIFFDNFFVSSDRNTADRWANDGWGLKKAAEGAADPGLVKQMITAAEERPWLWVVYVLTVALPLVLIIVFCCTGKKKPAAADYKKTDEPQPDVKEEVEEEEKAEEEEEEDAKEEEPAVGKKSDLEDSPAEEGGNEEDSPDGEDKEEEEEEEEEEEDEEDKSDEKADEEDVLRRSPRNRKVRKE from the exons ATGGATCTAAAGGTGCGGTTGtgtttgctgctgctggccctgaGCTGGACCGGCTCCCAGGTGAGCGTGAGTGcccaggaggaggacgaggccgACGTCATGGACATGGACGACGCGGATGTGGATATCGGAGACGACATTCTGGAGGGAGAGGCCGAGGCTGAGGGCGACGAGGCGATCGACGAAGCCCCAACAGCGCCACCTGTGCCAAAG GTGACCTATAAGGCCCCTGAACCAATGGGAGAGCACTTTTTCGCCGAGTCATTCGACAAAGGAACATTAGAAGG TTGGATTGTGTCAAAGGCCAAGAAGGAAGGGATTGATGAGGAAATTGCCAAGTATGATG GTGTATGGGAAGTGGAGGACATGAAAGACAGCAAACTCCCCGGAGATAAAGGCCTGGTGCTGAAGTCTCGCGCCAAGCACCATGCCATCTCTGCCTGGCTGCTGCGACCTTTCACCTTTGACACCAAGCCCCTCATCGTCCA GTATGAGGTGAACTTCCAGAATGGCATTGACTGTGGCGGAGCCTACGTCAAGCTGCTCTCCCAAACCTCTGATCTCAACCTG GATGAGTTTGTGGATAGGACCCCGTACACCATCATGTTTGGGCCCGACAAGTGTGGCGAGGACTACAAGCTCCATTTCATCTTCAGACACAAGAACCTCAAGACGGGCGAGTACGAGGAGAAGCACGCCAAGAAGTCCGACTCGGACCTCCGCACCTACTACACTGACAAGAAGACCCACTTGTACACCCTGg TGCTGAACCCCGACAACACCTATGAGATCCTGATCGACCAGACGGTGGTGAACAGTGGCAGCCTCTTAACCGACGTCACCCCAGCGGTCAACCCCCCTGCCGAGATCGAGGATCCCGATGACCACAAGCCTGAGGACTGGGACGAGAGGCCCAAGATCCAGGACCCTGACGCAGTCAAGCCAGAggactg ggATGAGGATGCTCCAGCTAAGGTCGCTGACGAGGATGCCGTGAAGCCCGACGGCTGGCTGGACGACGAGATCGATTACGTCGCCGATCCCGACGCGGTCAAACCCGAGGACTG gGATGAGGATATGGATGGCGAGTGGGAGGCCCCTCAGGTTCTTAACCCAGCCTGTGAGGCTGCTCCTGGCTGTGGCAAGTGGGAGAGGCCCATGATTGACAACCCCAACTACAAGGGCAAGTGGAAGCCTCCTATGATTGACAACCCCAACTACCAG GGTGTGTGGAAGCCCAGGAAGATCCCCAACCCCGACTACTTCGAGGACCTGCACCCCTTCCGCATGACCACCTTCAGCGCTGTGGGCCTGGAGCTCTGGTCCATGTCCTCGGACATCTTCTTCGACAACTTCTTCGTCTCCTCCGACCGCAACACCGCCGACCGCTGGGCCAACGACGGCTGGGGCCTGAAGAAGGCGGCCGAGGGTGCTGCAGAC ccgggCCTGGTGAAGCAGATGATCACCGCTGCTGAGGAGCGTCCCTGGCTCTGGGTGGTCTACGTGCTCACCGTGGCTCTTCCTCTCGTCCTCATCATCGTCTTCTGCTGCACCGGAaag AAGAAGCCAGCGGCGGCAGACTACAAGAAGACCGATGAGCCTCAGCCTGatgtgaaggaggaggtggaggaagaggagaaggcagaggaggaggaggaggaagacgcaAAGGAGGAGGAACCAGCAG TTGGAAAGAAGAGCGACTTAGAGGACAGTCCTGCCGAGGAGGGCGGAAACGAGGAAGACTCTCCAGACggggaggacaaggaggaggaggaagaagaggaggaagaggaggaggacgaggaagacaAGTCCGACGAG AAGGCAGACGAGGAGGACGTTCTGAGAAGGTCTCCCAGAAACAGAAAAGTCCGAAAGGAATGA